GGTCGAAAAGCGGGCTTCAACCGCCATCGTCACGCTCGACCAGCCGGGCCGCGCCAATGCCTTCACCATGGCGATGCGCGAGGAAATATGGCGCACTTTCGAGGAGTTGGGAGAGGATGACGAGGTTCGCGCCATCATCCTGACTGGCGCTAACGGACAATTTTGCTCCGGGGCCGATACCGGCGACATGGGCCATCAGAGCACGGCCGCTTTCCTGCGGCGAATGCGCTGGCTGCACCGGATGGTGAAGGCGATTGGCGGCATCCGCAAGCCCGTGATCGCGGCGATCGACGGCGCCTGCGTCGGCGCGGGATGGAGCCTGGCGCTGGCCTGCGACATCGCCATCGCCACGCCGAACGCGCGCTTCTGCCAGAGCTTCGGCCGGATCGGCTATGTGCCCGATGCGGGGGCAGTGTGGCAGCTCAACCGCCTCCTCGGGCCGATGCGCGCCAAGGAGATCGTCTATTCCGCCCGCATGGTCGATGCGCAGGAAGCGCTGCGATTGGGGCTGCTTCTGGAACTGATCGAGATCGACAGGCTGATGGCGCGGGCGATGGAAATGGCGGACGCGCTGGCGCAGGGGCCAACCTTGGCGACCGGCATGGCCAAGCGTCAGTTCGAGGCCGCGCAGGCCCTTTCACTGGATCAGTTTCTGGAGCTGGAGTTCACCATGCAGCCGCTGCTGGCCACGACTCATGACCATCAGGAAGGCATAGCCGCCGCGCGGGAAAAACGTTCGCCGCATTTTCAGGGATTGTGAATTTTCGATGCCGGAAACAGATTCTCCCCAGCGTCCTCTGCCTCTGCCCGATCCGCTGTCGGAACCCTTTTGGGCGGCGGCAAGGCGTCATGAACTGCATATGCAGAAATGCGAAAGTTGCGGTCGCCTCGCTTATCCGCCCGAAATCGCCTGCCGCGCCTGTGGCGGAGGCCGATTGGCCTTCACGCCGGTTTCGGGACGCGCGACGCTGCATAGCTGGACCGTGCTGCACGACCCGCCCTCCCCCGGCTTTCGCGACCGGCTGCCGGTGATCCTGGCGGTGGTGGAACTGGAGGAGCAGGAGCGGCTGCTGATGAGCAGCAACCTGATCGGCATCGCGCCTGAAGATCTGCGTATCGGCCTGCCGCTCGAAGCGCTGTTCGAGGATGTGACGGACGACTGCACGCTGGTGCAGTTCGGCCCGACGGAGCGCTGAGCCATGTGGGATTATCGGGACAAGGTCGCCATCGCCGGAGTCGGCTACAGCAAACTGGAACGGCGGTCGGACCAGACCTTGGCAGCATTGACGCTGGAGGCCTGCGATGCGGCGCTGGCTGACGCCGGGCTGCTGCGGAGCGATCTGGACGGGATCGCGACATCGCCCTCCATGCCGCGCTACGGCGGAAAGAAGGGCGTCGATGAAGGGATCGACGTCGTGACGCCCTGGTATCTGGCGAGCCTGCTGGGCGTGACATCCGACGTGCAATGGATCGGCTCGACCAACGGCATGGTGACGCAGAGCCTGATCGATGGGGCGATGGCGATCATCGCCGGGCTTTGCGATCATGTGCTGGTCTATCGCGCGCTCCATGTGCCCGATGGCCGCTATGTGAATTTCGAGTCGACCCATGCGGTGGGGACGGACCAATATCTGGCGCCCTATGGCTTCTCCATGCCACCGGCCTGGGCAGCCGTGGTGCTGCGCCGTTATTTCGAGCTTTACGGCTATGACCGGGCGGATTTTGCCCATTATGTCGCCAACAACCGCGCCAACGCGCAACGGAACCCCAATGCCTATTGGCGGGGCAAGACGATCACGGCGGGCGATTATCTGGGCGCGCGGATGATCGCCGATCCCATGTCCATCCTCGATTGCGATATTCCGGTGGATGGCTGCTGCGCGCTGATCCTGACCTCGACCGAGCGGACGCGGCACCTGCGCCAACCGCCCGCGCTGCTCACCGGCTTTGCCGCTTCGGCCTATCAGGGTGCGGGAGGCACGCCGATGAACCTGGAGGATATGTGGGACGGCGCGAAGGATGTCGCGCGGCGGCTCTGGGATGCGACCGGCCTGTCACCGGCGGATGTGGATGCCGCTCAGCTTTATGACGGGTTCAGCGTGCTGGTGCTGACATGGCTGGAAGGCATGGGCTTTTGCCGGGATGGCGAGGGGCTGGCCTTCCTGCGCGAAGGACATGGCGATCTGGGCGGGCGGCTGCCAGTCAATACCGGCGGCGGCGCGCTGGGCGAAGGGCGGCTGCACGGCATGACGCAGTTGGCGGAAGCTGTCGCGCAGGTGACGGATCGGGCAGGCAAGCGGCAGGTGCCGGGCGCGGCGCGGTCGCTGGCGACGATCTCGAACGGGTTGGCGAAATCAACCGCCTTCCTGTTCAGCCGCGACGGGTAGGACCGTTCGGGCGGGGACCTGAACGGCGCCGAAGCTACGGGGCTGGTCGTCGCCATTGATGAAGATGGTGAAGCCTGACTTGC
This region of Sphingobium sp. EM0848 genomic DNA includes:
- a CDS encoding enoyl-CoA hydratase/isomerase family protein, whose product is MTVRVEKRASTAIVTLDQPGRANAFTMAMREEIWRTFEELGEDDEVRAIILTGANGQFCSGADTGDMGHQSTAAFLRRMRWLHRMVKAIGGIRKPVIAAIDGACVGAGWSLALACDIAIATPNARFCQSFGRIGYVPDAGAVWQLNRLLGPMRAKEIVYSARMVDAQEALRLGLLLELIEIDRLMARAMEMADALAQGPTLATGMAKRQFEAAQALSLDQFLELEFTMQPLLATTHDHQEGIAAAREKRSPHFQGL
- a CDS encoding Zn-ribbon domain-containing OB-fold protein; the protein is MPETDSPQRPLPLPDPLSEPFWAAARRHELHMQKCESCGRLAYPPEIACRACGGGRLAFTPVSGRATLHSWTVLHDPPSPGFRDRLPVILAVVELEEQERLLMSSNLIGIAPEDLRIGLPLEALFEDVTDDCTLVQFGPTER